Proteins from one Microbacterium faecale genomic window:
- the rsmH gene encoding 16S rRNA (cytosine(1402)-N(4))-methyltransferase RsmH — MNLRDIHTPVLLDRCLDLLAPGLEHEGAVYVDGTLGMGGHAEAVLERFSGASLVGLDRDAQALGIARERLAAHAPRTTFVHTVYDGILDALAGTRADAILYDLGVSSLQLDEADRGFAYAKDAPLDMRMDQSADRTARDVIGEYDEASLRRIFERYGEERLAARYARAIVAERREASIERTGQLVDVLQRATPAALKNAGHPAKRVFQALRIEVNDELRALEDAIPAALEALAVSGRLVVLSYQSLEDRFVKRLFHEATQSSAPAGLPVELPEHRPRFRLVVRGAERASDEEIARNPRAKPVRLRAIERVGED; from the coding sequence ATGAACCTCCGTGACATCCACACCCCGGTTCTCCTCGATCGCTGCCTCGACCTGCTCGCCCCCGGGCTCGAGCATGAGGGTGCCGTCTACGTCGACGGCACCCTCGGCATGGGCGGCCACGCCGAGGCCGTGCTCGAGCGCTTTTCCGGCGCCTCGCTCGTCGGTCTCGATCGCGACGCCCAGGCGCTCGGCATCGCTCGCGAACGCCTCGCAGCGCACGCGCCCCGCACGACGTTCGTGCACACGGTGTACGACGGGATCCTCGACGCCCTCGCCGGGACGCGCGCGGACGCGATCCTCTACGACCTCGGCGTCTCGTCGCTGCAGCTCGACGAGGCCGACCGCGGATTCGCGTACGCGAAGGACGCGCCCCTCGACATGCGCATGGACCAGTCGGCCGATCGCACCGCGCGCGACGTGATCGGCGAGTACGACGAGGCCAGCCTCCGACGCATCTTCGAGCGCTATGGCGAGGAGCGGTTGGCCGCTCGATACGCCCGCGCCATCGTCGCCGAGCGGCGCGAGGCATCGATCGAACGCACGGGGCAGCTCGTGGATGTCCTGCAGCGGGCGACCCCCGCCGCACTCAAGAACGCCGGACATCCCGCCAAGCGGGTGTTCCAGGCTCTGCGCATCGAGGTGAACGACGAGCTCCGCGCTCTCGAGGACGCCATCCCCGCGGCGCTGGAGGCCCTCGCGGTGAGCGGGCGGCTCGTCGTGCTCAGCTACCAGTCCCTTGAGGACAGGTTCGTCAAGCGCCTCTTCCACGAGGCGACGCAGTCGTCGGCACCGGCGGGGCTCCCCGTCGAGCTGCCGGAGCACCGGCCGCGGTTCCGACTCGTCGTGCGCGGCGCCGAGCGCGCGTCCGATGAGGAGATCGCACGCAATCCGCGCGCGAAGCCGGTTCGGCTGCGCGCGATCGAAAGGGTGGGGGAGGACTGA
- the mraZ gene encoding division/cell wall cluster transcriptional repressor MraZ — MLLGTYTPKLDDKGRVILPAKFREELAGGVVVTRGQERCLYVFSTAEFEQVHERIRQAPLSNKQARDFMRMFLSGASAETPDGQNRVTLPQHLRQYAGLGRELVVTGVGAHAEIWDAESWNTYLAGNEDAFSEMQEEVIPGLF; from the coding sequence ATGTTGCTCGGGACGTATACACCGAAGCTCGACGACAAGGGCCGCGTCATCCTGCCTGCGAAGTTCCGCGAGGAGCTCGCGGGCGGCGTCGTCGTCACCCGTGGTCAGGAGCGTTGCCTCTATGTCTTCTCGACCGCCGAGTTCGAGCAGGTGCACGAGCGGATCCGACAGGCGCCGCTGAGTAACAAGCAGGCTCGTGACTTCATGCGCATGTTCCTCTCCGGTGCATCGGCGGAGACTCCCGACGGTCAGAACCGCGTGACGCTCCCGCAGCACCTGCGCCAGTACGCGGGCCTCGGGCGCGAGCTCGTGGTGACGGGTGTCGGTGCCCACGCCGAGATCTGGGACGCCGAGTCCTGGAACACCTACCTCGCGGGTAACGAGGACGCCTTCTCGGAGATGCAGGAGGAGGTGATCCCGGGACTGTTCTGA
- a CDS encoding DUF3040 domain-containing protein, which yields MPLSEQEQRLLDEMERQLMHTDADVVHASTSRSFSYRNLLIGTLLVLVGLGGVIAGIALWNVAIIAAVVVGVIGFAAMVAGVIIAFAPGKGTANSAESDPTPQSPSSSNASFMDKMNDRWDRRHHS from the coding sequence ATGCCACTCTCCGAGCAAGAGCAGCGACTTCTCGATGAGATGGAGCGCCAGCTCATGCACACCGACGCTGACGTCGTGCACGCTTCGACGTCGCGTTCGTTTAGCTACCGCAACCTTCTCATCGGCACGTTGCTGGTCCTCGTCGGGCTCGGCGGCGTGATCGCGGGCATCGCCCTGTGGAACGTCGCGATTATCGCGGCGGTCGTGGTCGGCGTGATCGGTTTCGCGGCCATGGTCGCTGGCGTCATCATCGCGTTCGCGCCCGGCAAGGGCACCGCCAACTCGGCCGAGTCCGACCCGACTCCGCAGTCACCGTCGTCCTCGAACGCGTCCTTCATGGACAAGATGAACGACCGTTGGGACCGCCGCCACCACAGCTGA
- a CDS encoding polyprenyl synthetase family protein, translating to MPSPHAIVTAISERMLTFADERLDQIRLDGDIGTDPIAELLIKRARLAITGGKRLRARFAYWGWRAVHAEYTGPHPGLIDLGASVETFQAAALVHDDIVDNSDTRRGERSAWRALEDEHHARGWAGDPEEFGRNGGILLGDLLLGWSDDLLEGALARNDDPGARRAARDTYARMRRDVILGQFLDVAEEAAWPTTPDASHADRAMRIAILKSARYSVQQPLLLGAAYAGGDVAVREALAAFGRPLGLAFQLRDDALGVFGDPSVTGKPAGDDLREGKRTLLVAYAREGMDPTTRADFDDRLGSPDLTTEEITELQHVVRSSGALARVERLIDRSATEAMDVLRRAPFANTVEEELSALVTAATRRAS from the coding sequence GTGCCCTCCCCTCACGCCATCGTCACAGCCATCTCCGAGCGGATGCTGACATTCGCCGACGAGCGACTCGATCAGATCCGCCTGGACGGAGACATCGGCACGGATCCGATCGCCGAACTGCTGATCAAGCGCGCCCGCCTTGCGATCACCGGCGGCAAGCGCTTGAGGGCACGCTTCGCGTACTGGGGCTGGCGCGCCGTGCACGCCGAATACACCGGACCGCACCCCGGCCTGATCGACCTCGGGGCATCGGTCGAGACGTTCCAGGCGGCGGCACTCGTCCATGACGACATCGTCGACAATTCCGATACCCGCCGTGGGGAACGCTCGGCGTGGCGAGCGCTCGAGGACGAACATCACGCGCGCGGCTGGGCCGGCGACCCGGAAGAGTTCGGTCGCAACGGCGGGATCCTGCTCGGCGACCTCCTGCTGGGCTGGAGCGACGACCTCCTTGAAGGTGCGCTCGCCCGCAACGATGACCCCGGCGCGCGTCGCGCCGCCCGCGACACCTACGCGCGCATGCGCCGCGACGTCATCCTCGGCCAGTTCCTCGACGTCGCGGAAGAGGCCGCGTGGCCGACGACGCCCGACGCGTCCCATGCAGATCGGGCGATGCGCATCGCGATCCTCAAGTCGGCGCGGTACAGCGTGCAGCAGCCACTCCTGCTCGGCGCGGCGTACGCCGGAGGAGATGTCGCGGTGCGCGAAGCACTCGCGGCGTTCGGGCGTCCGCTCGGTCTCGCTTTCCAGCTGCGCGACGACGCGCTCGGCGTCTTCGGGGATCCGTCCGTGACCGGCAAGCCGGCGGGCGACGATCTGCGGGAGGGGAAACGCACGCTCCTTGTCGCGTATGCGCGCGAGGGAATGGATCCGACGACGCGCGCGGACTTCGACGACCGCCTCGGATCCCCGGATCTGACGACCGAGGAGATCACTGAGCTCCAGCATGTCGTGCGTTCGTCCGGCGCACTCGCACGCGTCGAGCGCCTGATCGATCGCTCAGCGACGGAGGCGATGGACGTGCTCCGACGCGCCCCCTTCGCCAACACGGTCGAGGAAGAGCTCTCCGCCCTCGTCACCGCCGCGACGCGCCGCGCTTCCTGA
- a CDS encoding Rv2175c family DNA-binding protein yields the protein MTDETPAAETMWLTLPDVAALLGETPGRVSRMIDDRAFVAVRRDGVRVVPSAFFLGDRAIPSLRGTIILMQDAGFEDEEIVDWLFVSHPELGNAPIASLRAGRKAEVRRIAQALA from the coding sequence GTGACCGATGAGACTCCCGCCGCCGAGACGATGTGGCTGACCCTTCCCGATGTCGCCGCACTCCTCGGTGAGACGCCCGGCCGTGTGAGTCGGATGATCGACGACCGCGCCTTCGTCGCGGTGCGTCGCGACGGCGTGCGCGTCGTCCCCTCGGCCTTCTTCCTCGGTGACCGCGCGATCCCGTCGCTTCGCGGAACGATCATCCTGATGCAGGACGCGGGGTTCGAGGACGAGGAGATCGTCGACTGGCTCTTCGTGTCGCACCCCGAGCTCGGCAACGCGCCGATCGCGTCACTTCGCGCGGGGCGCAAGGCCGAGGTGCGCCGCATCGCGCAGGCGCTCGCGTAG
- a CDS encoding LysM peptidoglycan-binding domain-containing protein codes for MARERRVLTAGSVAVTGAVALVLGGAPAVAAESESIPPFRSLPSSPPERAGTDAPDVGHAGGATATYTVQSGDTITGIAIRHGLRTVDVLTWNDLSWSSIIHPGDVLTLGAPGSGGGDSGGGDSGGGSPAAPDEDADTYTVQAGDTLWGIAADHDLSLAKLLDLNGIDEGAIIYPGEELVVAEADGGESSDPPSIYDSPEYDLQASLNAPQAENVALIASVGRGLGVSEHGIAIAIATAMVESGLRNLDWGDRDSVGLFQQRPSTGWGDRTELMDRGVATTRFFHGAPDGATRGLLDIGGWESMNFGDAAQAVQISAYPDRYDRWRVAAWGWLAQHG; via the coding sequence ATGGCCCGTGAACGTCGCGTGCTCACTGCCGGATCCGTTGCCGTGACGGGGGCCGTTGCGCTCGTCCTCGGCGGCGCGCCCGCTGTCGCCGCCGAGTCCGAATCGATCCCGCCCTTCCGTTCGCTGCCGTCGTCGCCGCCGGAGCGCGCCGGGACGGACGCGCCCGACGTGGGGCACGCCGGCGGCGCCACCGCGACGTACACCGTTCAGTCGGGGGACACGATCACGGGCATCGCGATCCGTCACGGCCTGCGCACGGTCGACGTGCTCACGTGGAACGATCTGAGCTGGTCGAGCATCATCCATCCGGGCGACGTGCTGACGCTCGGGGCTCCCGGATCCGGGGGCGGAGACTCGGGCGGCGGTGATTCGGGGGGCGGCTCGCCTGCGGCGCCCGACGAGGACGCGGACACGTACACCGTGCAGGCGGGCGACACGCTCTGGGGCATCGCTGCCGACCACGACCTGTCGCTTGCGAAGCTGCTCGATCTGAACGGCATCGACGAAGGCGCCATCATCTACCCGGGCGAGGAGCTCGTGGTCGCCGAGGCCGACGGTGGCGAGTCCTCCGACCCGCCGTCGATCTACGACTCCCCCGAATACGACCTGCAGGCCTCGCTGAACGCGCCGCAGGCCGAGAACGTGGCGCTCATCGCGAGCGTGGGACGCGGTCTCGGCGTTTCCGAGCACGGCATCGCGATCGCGATTGCGACCGCGATGGTCGAGTCGGGGCTGCGCAATCTCGATTGGGGCGACCGCGACTCGGTCGGTCTCTTCCAGCAGCGTCCGAGCACGGGATGGGGAGACAGGACGGAGCTGATGGATCGCGGCGTCGCGACGACACGCTTCTTCCACGGCGCTCCCGACGGCGCCACGCGCGGTCTTCTCGACATCGGCGGCTGGGAGTCGATGAACTTCGGCGATGCCGCACAGGCCGTGCAGATCTCGGCGTACCCCGACCGCTACGACCGCTGGCGCGTCGCCGCGTGGGGGTGGCTTGCGCAGCACGGGTGA
- the pknB gene encoding Stk1 family PASTA domain-containing Ser/Thr kinase codes for MSSRPVADPLVGRLVDGRYRVRGRIARGGMATVYLATDLRLERRVAIKVMHHHLSDDDRFQSRFIQEARAAARLSDPNVVSVFDQGHDDDIAYLVMEYLPGVTLRDTITEKKRLSVDQAVTVLHAVLAGLASAHRAGFIHRDVKPENVLIAEDGRIKISDFGLARATSANTASGQQLLGTIAYLAPELVTQGTADARTDIYALGIMLYELLTGEQPYQGEQPMQIAYQHVTDQVPRPSIKNPGVPEQLDELVLWSTEREPDERPADAQVMLERLREIEDQLGITPIPPQGHAPSAAPDDDAPTASETALLPPPTDADGVTSVLNGTGPIDTAQAAAGNAERLRVKTRRRRARGWWAAILTIVLAIAAGSTGWWFGSGPGSMVTVPSYGPETTFAEISEQLAAVEVNASEETEHSLDVAEGRIITTDPEAGTRVYPGDTVVVTTSLGPAQVTLDEMRGLTLSDAQNHARDAVLTVADDVAERFDPRSEGTVIGARVTPDGADDDYGCLDGCHAHQGDAIAFTVSAGEVPDVSGFSVDEARDRLESIGLEVAEETSREYNDDVDEGLVIRYSTDQETLAPGDTVTLVESLGPQPVEIPSVDGMTRDEAVQALEALGFEVSFNGLWSTWPDAWTTVTGSDPEAGESRVPARTTVTIYIDNVGPV; via the coding sequence GTGTCATCTCGTCCCGTCGCCGACCCCCTCGTGGGTCGCCTCGTCGACGGCAGATACCGAGTACGCGGCCGCATTGCGCGCGGTGGGATGGCGACGGTGTACCTCGCGACCGACCTGCGCCTCGAGCGCCGCGTCGCGATCAAGGTGATGCACCATCACCTCAGCGATGACGACAGATTCCAGAGCCGCTTCATCCAGGAGGCGCGCGCGGCCGCGCGACTGAGCGACCCGAACGTGGTCAGCGTCTTCGACCAGGGGCATGACGACGACATCGCGTATCTCGTGATGGAGTACCTGCCCGGCGTCACGCTGCGCGACACGATCACCGAGAAGAAGCGGCTCTCGGTCGATCAGGCGGTCACCGTCCTGCACGCCGTGCTCGCGGGGCTCGCCTCGGCTCACCGGGCGGGCTTCATTCACCGGGATGTGAAGCCCGAGAACGTGCTGATCGCCGAGGACGGGCGGATCAAGATCAGCGACTTCGGCCTGGCCCGAGCCACCAGCGCGAACACCGCGTCCGGGCAGCAGCTCCTCGGCACGATCGCCTACCTCGCGCCGGAGCTCGTCACGCAGGGCACGGCGGATGCGCGCACCGACATCTATGCGCTCGGCATCATGCTGTACGAACTCCTCACGGGAGAGCAGCCGTATCAGGGCGAGCAGCCCATGCAGATCGCGTACCAGCACGTGACCGACCAGGTGCCGCGACCGAGCATCAAGAATCCCGGCGTCCCCGAGCAGCTCGATGAGCTCGTGCTCTGGTCGACGGAGCGTGAGCCCGACGAGCGGCCGGCCGACGCGCAGGTGATGCTGGAGCGCCTCCGCGAGATCGAGGACCAGCTCGGCATCACCCCGATCCCCCCGCAGGGTCACGCCCCCTCGGCTGCTCCCGACGACGATGCGCCGACGGCCAGCGAAACGGCCCTCCTGCCTCCTCCGACGGACGCGGACGGCGTCACGAGCGTGCTGAACGGCACCGGGCCGATCGACACGGCACAGGCCGCCGCGGGCAACGCGGAGCGTCTGCGCGTGAAGACGCGGCGTCGTCGTGCGCGCGGCTGGTGGGCCGCGATCCTCACGATCGTGCTCGCGATTGCAGCGGGCAGCACCGGGTGGTGGTTCGGCAGTGGCCCTGGCTCGATGGTCACAGTGCCGTCGTACGGCCCCGAAACGACGTTCGCGGAGATCTCCGAACAGCTCGCCGCCGTCGAGGTGAACGCGTCGGAGGAGACCGAGCACAGCCTCGACGTCGCCGAGGGGCGGATCATCACGACCGACCCGGAGGCGGGCACGCGTGTGTATCCGGGCGACACGGTCGTCGTCACGACGTCGCTGGGCCCGGCGCAGGTCACGCTCGACGAGATGCGCGGGCTGACGCTGTCCGACGCGCAGAACCACGCACGGGACGCCGTCCTGACCGTGGCCGATGACGTCGCCGAGCGCTTTGATCCGCGCTCAGAAGGAACCGTCATCGGGGCACGTGTCACGCCTGACGGCGCCGACGACGACTACGGCTGTCTCGATGGCTGCCACGCTCACCAGGGCGACGCGATCGCATTCACCGTCTCGGCCGGTGAGGTTCCGGATGTGTCCGGATTCTCGGTCGACGAGGCCCGCGACCGGCTCGAGTCGATCGGTCTCGAGGTCGCCGAGGAGACCTCCCGGGAATACAACGACGACGTCGACGAGGGTCTCGTGATCCGTTACTCGACCGACCAGGAGACGCTCGCGCCCGGCGACACCGTGACGCTCGTCGAGTCTCTCGGCCCACAGCCGGTAGAGATCCCGTCCGTCGATGGAATGACGCGCGACGAGGCGGTCCAAGCTCTCGAGGCGCTCGGCTTCGAGGTGTCGTTCAACGGCCTCTGGTCGACCTGGCCGGACGCCTGGACGACCGTGACGGGCTCCGACCCGGAGGCCGGCGAATCCCGCGTCCCGGCCCGCACCACGGTGACGATCTACATCGACAACGTCGGCCCAGTCTGA
- a CDS encoding class II 3-deoxy-7-phosphoheptulonate synthase, translating to MQHSPDALDAWRELPIKQQPQWPDPAEVELVSAELATLPPLVFAGEVDQMRYRLGEAAAGKAFLLQGGDCAETFAGATADQIRNRIKTVLQMAVVLTYGASMPIVKMGRMAGQFAKPRSKDTETRGDVTLPAFRGEIVNGFEFTEGARTPDPQRLLTAYHTAASTLNLIRAFTQGGFADLREVHSWNKGFAENPANKRYEHMATEIDRAIKFMEAAGADFEEMKRVDFYTGHEGLLMDYERPLTRIDSRTGDAYDTSAHFIWVGERTRELDGAHIDFASKIRNPIGVKLGPTTTPETALQLIEKLDPEREPGRLTFITRMGAGQIRDALPPLLEAVRDSGAQPLWVTDPMHGNGFATPTGFKTRRFDDVVDEVRGFFEAHRQVGTHPGGIHVELTGDDVTECLGGSEEIDEAGLATRYESLCDPRLNHMQSLELAFLVAEELEKR from the coding sequence ATGCAGCATTCCCCCGACGCGCTCGATGCATGGCGCGAACTCCCCATCAAGCAGCAGCCGCAGTGGCCGGACCCGGCCGAAGTCGAGCTGGTGTCGGCCGAGCTGGCGACTCTTCCGCCGCTCGTGTTCGCGGGTGAGGTCGACCAGATGCGCTATCGCCTCGGCGAGGCGGCAGCGGGGAAGGCGTTCCTGCTGCAGGGCGGAGACTGCGCCGAGACGTTCGCGGGCGCGACCGCCGACCAGATCCGCAATCGCATCAAGACCGTGTTGCAGATGGCCGTCGTGCTCACGTACGGCGCGTCGATGCCGATCGTCAAGATGGGGCGCATGGCGGGCCAGTTCGCCAAGCCGCGCTCGAAGGACACCGAGACGCGCGGCGACGTCACGCTGCCCGCGTTCCGCGGCGAGATCGTCAACGGCTTCGAGTTCACCGAAGGCGCCCGCACGCCGGACCCGCAGCGCCTGCTGACGGCGTACCACACGGCGGCGAGCACGCTGAACCTCATCCGCGCGTTCACACAGGGCGGCTTCGCGGATCTGCGCGAGGTGCACTCGTGGAACAAGGGCTTCGCCGAGAACCCCGCCAACAAGCGCTACGAGCACATGGCGACCGAGATCGATCGCGCGATCAAGTTCATGGAGGCGGCTGGCGCCGACTTCGAGGAGATGAAGCGCGTCGACTTCTACACGGGCCACGAGGGTCTGCTCATGGACTACGAGCGCCCGCTCACGCGCATCGACTCCCGCACCGGCGACGCGTACGACACGTCCGCGCACTTCATCTGGGTGGGGGAGCGCACGCGCGAGCTCGACGGTGCTCACATCGACTTCGCGTCGAAGATCCGCAACCCCATCGGCGTGAAGCTCGGACCGACGACCACGCCGGAGACGGCGCTGCAGCTCATCGAGAAGCTCGACCCCGAACGCGAACCCGGGCGCCTCACGTTCATCACGCGCATGGGCGCGGGGCAGATTCGCGACGCGCTTCCGCCGTTGCTCGAGGCCGTGCGCGACTCCGGGGCGCAGCCGCTCTGGGTCACGGATCCGATGCACGGCAACGGCTTCGCGACCCCGACCGGCTTCAAAACGCGTCGCTTCGATGACGTCGTCGACGAGGTCCGCGGATTCTTCGAGGCGCACCGCCAGGTCGGCACGCACCCCGGCGGCATCCACGTCGAGCTCACCGGCGACGACGTCACCGAGTGCCTCGGCGGATCCGAGGAGATCGACGAGGCCGGACTCGCCACGCGCTACGAGTCCCTCTGCGACCCCCGACTCAACCACATGCAGTCACTCGAGCTCGCCTTCCTCGTCGCCGAAGAACTCGAAAAGAGGTAG
- a CDS encoding lysophospholipid acyltransferase family protein has translation MFYWILKYLVVGPVLKGIFRPWIAGAQNVPKQGAAILASNHLSVMDSVFLPLVLERPMSFLAKSEYFTGKGLKGWATKWFMKGTGQIAIDRSGGSASEGALNAALQVIGRGDLLGIYPEGTRSPDGRLYKGRTGIARMALVAKVPVIPVVMVDTDTMLPIGSSRPRIMRIGMVLGEPLDFSRYEGFEDDRFVLRSVTDEIMVALQRLGGQEYVDDYATKHRRRAEENGAQKASAFS, from the coding sequence GTGTTCTATTGGATCCTCAAGTACCTGGTCGTGGGACCTGTCCTCAAGGGCATCTTCCGGCCGTGGATCGCGGGCGCGCAGAACGTTCCGAAGCAGGGCGCGGCGATCCTCGCGTCGAACCACCTCTCGGTGATGGATTCCGTCTTCCTTCCCCTCGTGCTCGAGCGCCCGATGTCGTTCCTCGCCAAATCCGAGTACTTCACCGGCAAAGGTCTCAAAGGCTGGGCGACGAAGTGGTTCATGAAGGGCACCGGCCAGATCGCCATCGATCGTTCGGGAGGATCCGCCTCGGAGGGCGCCCTCAACGCGGCGCTGCAGGTGATCGGGCGCGGCGACCTGCTCGGCATCTACCCCGAGGGCACACGCAGCCCCGACGGTCGGCTCTACAAGGGACGCACCGGTATCGCACGAATGGCGCTCGTCGCGAAGGTCCCGGTGATCCCCGTGGTCATGGTCGACACCGACACGATGCTGCCGATCGGATCCTCCAGGCCGCGCATCATGCGGATCGGCATGGTGCTCGGCGAGCCGCTCGACTTCTCGCGCTATGAGGGCTTCGAAGACGACCGTTTCGTGCTCCGCAGCGTGACGGACGAGATCATGGTCGCCCTGCAGCGCCTCGGCGGACAGGAGTACGTCGACGACTACGCCACGAAGCATCGTCGTCGCGCCGAGGAGAACGGCGCGCAGAAGGCCAGCGCGTTCTCCTGA
- a CDS encoding AMP-dependent synthetase/ligase has translation MNETSAEPLAPADPSQNISDLLVDRVRQAPHHPLFSVPDGDGWRDKTTSEFEQEVVALAKGFVAAGVRVGDKVGFLAKTTYEWTLVDFALHYAGVIMVPVYETSSADQIHWILSDSGAIALIVENAEHHERFSAVRDDLPLIGSYWRMDEGALDELVSQGAEVEDAEIERRRSLARGDDVATIIYTSGSMGRPKGCVLTHSNFVDTSKNAALALSEVLEQPGASTVLFITTAHVFARFMSVLYVHAGIKTAHEPNTKNLVAALGSFKPTLLLAVPRVFEKVYNSAEQKTEAEGKGAIFRRAVKVAIEHARREQEGERIGPVLALQYKLFSKLVYGKLRDLMGGRVTYAVSGSAPLGPRLGYFFRGLGIKILEGYGLTETTAPATVNRPDSIKVGSVGPVLPGVSVRIADDGEVQVKGVNVFREYWRNPEATEESFDGSWYRTGDIGELDEKGNLSITGRKKELIVTAGGKNVAPNTLEDPIRSNSIVGQVVVVGDQKPFISALVTLDPEMLPAWLKTHGESSDMTLEQAAVSPAVKAEVQRAIDEANARVSRAESIREFRILPTEWTEATGHLTPKLSIKRSVIMKDFSAEIDDIYAAPRDVTTNVPLG, from the coding sequence GTGAACGAGACCTCCGCCGAGCCCCTCGCCCCCGCCGACCCGTCGCAGAACATCAGCGACTTGCTCGTCGATCGTGTGAGGCAGGCGCCGCACCATCCGCTGTTCAGCGTTCCCGACGGGGACGGCTGGCGTGACAAGACGACCAGCGAGTTCGAACAGGAGGTCGTCGCACTCGCGAAGGGGTTCGTCGCGGCCGGGGTCCGCGTGGGAGACAAGGTCGGCTTCCTCGCGAAGACCACCTACGAGTGGACCCTTGTCGACTTCGCCCTGCACTACGCGGGCGTCATCATGGTGCCGGTCTACGAGACCAGCTCGGCTGACCAGATCCACTGGATCCTGTCGGACTCGGGTGCCATCGCTCTCATCGTCGAGAACGCCGAGCACCACGAGCGCTTCAGCGCCGTGCGCGATGATCTGCCGTTGATCGGCTCGTACTGGCGGATGGACGAGGGTGCGCTCGATGAGCTCGTCTCGCAGGGCGCCGAGGTGGAGGACGCCGAGATCGAGCGCCGCCGTTCGCTGGCGCGCGGTGACGACGTCGCGACGATCATCTACACGTCCGGATCGATGGGGCGCCCGAAGGGCTGCGTTCTGACGCACAGCAATTTCGTCGACACCTCGAAGAACGCGGCGCTGGCGCTCAGCGAGGTGCTCGAGCAGCCGGGGGCGTCCACCGTGCTGTTCATCACCACGGCGCACGTCTTCGCGCGTTTCATGTCGGTGCTCTATGTGCACGCGGGCATCAAGACGGCTCACGAGCCCAACACGAAGAACCTCGTCGCGGCACTCGGCTCGTTCAAGCCCACGCTGCTGCTCGCCGTTCCGCGCGTGTTCGAGAAGGTGTACAACTCGGCCGAGCAGAAGACCGAGGCCGAGGGCAAGGGAGCGATCTTCCGCCGCGCGGTGAAGGTCGCGATCGAGCACGCCCGCCGCGAGCAGGAGGGCGAGCGCATCGGTCCCGTCCTGGCACTGCAGTACAAGCTGTTCAGCAAGCTCGTCTACGGCAAGCTGCGCGATCTGATGGGCGGTCGTGTCACGTACGCGGTGTCGGGTTCGGCGCCGCTCGGACCGCGACTCGGCTATTTCTTCCGTGGGCTCGGCATCAAGATCCTCGAGGGCTACGGCCTCACGGAGACCACGGCGCCCGCGACGGTGAACCGTCCCGACAGCATCAAGGTCGGTTCCGTCGGTCCGGTTCTGCCCGGCGTGAGCGTGCGCATCGCTGACGACGGCGAAGTGCAGGTGAAGGGCGTGAACGTCTTCCGCGAGTACTGGCGCAACCCGGAGGCGACCGAGGAATCCTTCGATGGCAGCTGGTACCGCACGGGCGACATCGGAGAGCTCGACGAGAAGGGCAACCTGTCGATCACGGGTCGGAAGAAGGAGCTCATCGTCACGGCAGGCGGAAAGAATGTCGCGCCGAATACGCTCGAGGATCCGATCCGCTCGAACTCCATCGTCGGTCAGGTGGTCGTCGTGGGCGACCAGAAGCCGTTCATCTCCGCGCTCGTGACGCTCGACCCCGAGATGCTGCCCGCGTGGCTGAAGACGCACGGCGAGTCGTCGGACATGACGCTCGAACAGGCGGCGGTGTCGCCGGCCGTGAAGGCCGAGGTTCAGCGTGCGATCGACGAGGCGAATGCCCGGGTGTCGCGAGCGGAGTCCATTCGCGAGTTCCGAATCCTCCCGACCGAGTGGACGGAGGCGACCGGCCACCTAACGCCGAAGCTGTCGATTAAGCGCAGCGTGATCATGAAGGACTTCTCCGCGGAGATCGACGACATCTACGCGGCGCCAAGAGACGTCACGACCAACGTCCCGCTCGGCTGA
- the def gene encoding peptide deformylase — protein MTVREIRLYGDPVLRTACAPIETIDDGVRALIADLIDTVKVPGRAGVAAPQIGVGLRAFSYNVDDRVGAIINPRVVEVRGEPVPTGEGCLSVPNLWHDAMRHPYARVEGLDVDGSVITLEGEGLFAQMLQHETDHLDGMVYLQRLPSETRRIAMREVRESDWF, from the coding sequence ATGACGGTACGAGAGATCCGCCTCTACGGCGACCCGGTGCTCCGCACGGCCTGCGCGCCGATCGAGACGATCGACGACGGCGTGCGAGCACTCATCGCTGACCTCATCGACACGGTGAAGGTTCCAGGGCGCGCGGGCGTCGCGGCGCCACAGATCGGTGTCGGACTGCGGGCGTTCAGCTACAACGTCGACGACCGCGTCGGCGCGATCATCAATCCGCGCGTCGTCGAGGTGCGCGGAGAGCCCGTCCCGACAGGGGAGGGGTGCCTGTCGGTGCCGAACCTCTGGCACGACGCGATGCGCCATCCGTACGCGCGCGTCGAAGGGCTCGACGTCGACGGGTCCGTCATCACGCTCGAGGGCGAGGGGCTGTTCGCACAGATGCTGCAGCACGAGACCGACCACCTCGACGGGATGGTCTACCTCCAGCGACTGCCGTCGGAGACCCGCCGCATCGCGATGCGCGAAGTGCGCGAGAGCGACTGGTTCTGA